The Apibacter raozihei genome contains a region encoding:
- a CDS encoding carbon starvation CstA family protein produces MEFLNGINALTLVFVSVLIFAIAYRFYGIFIAKKVLRLNSKNVTPAIEFADGHDYVATNKNVLFGHHFAAIAAAGPLVGPVLAAQFGYLPGALWILIGCVLGGGVHDMVVLFASVRHKGQSLATIASKEIGPVTGTIAGFAILFILILTLAGLSLACISAMHEASWSLFTVIITMPIAVLMGLIMRYRKDSVTLASIVGVVLLVTGIISGHHLMQNETLNDMFHWNIKTISIAIPIYGFLASVLPVWLLLVPRDYLSTYLKIGTILMLAIGIIFVHPTIEMPAITSFVNGGGPVIGGPVLPFIFIVIACGAISGFHAIIATGTTPKMISDEKEILFVGYGAMLVEGFVALMALIAACTLMPGDYFAINTPVDAYQSFLAAHPDLHSVDLQYFIDHIGIDLHGRTGGAVSLAVGMAHIFNNIPYMDELMAYWYNFAIMFEAVFILTAIDAGTRVGRFFLQEMLGGVIPKFNDKNWVPGIIISSILFTFAWGYLVYTGNVSSIWPLFGISNQLLAACGLIVCTTMLIRMNRKKYALCSAIPGVFMAIITFWAGYIQVVDIYLPKEQYLLASLAVIAMLLMLFVFVGAFRRWAELMKIHTTVVDKYGDTVKEIVEP; encoded by the coding sequence ATGGAATTTTTAAACGGAATTAATGCTCTGACACTTGTATTTGTCTCAGTGCTGATTTTTGCCATAGCGTATCGTTTCTATGGTATATTTATAGCTAAAAAGGTTTTACGCCTGAATTCAAAAAATGTCACGCCTGCAATTGAATTTGCTGACGGTCATGACTATGTAGCCACCAACAAAAATGTTCTTTTTGGACATCATTTTGCAGCTATTGCCGCTGCAGGACCATTGGTAGGTCCTGTACTGGCTGCCCAGTTCGGTTATTTGCCCGGAGCTTTATGGATACTTATAGGCTGCGTATTGGGTGGAGGTGTACACGATATGGTAGTACTATTTGCTTCCGTTCGACACAAAGGACAGAGCTTGGCCACTATAGCTTCGAAAGAAATTGGTCCAGTTACAGGAACCATAGCCGGTTTTGCCATTTTATTTATCCTTATACTGACACTGGCAGGACTATCACTAGCTTGTATAAGTGCTATGCACGAAGCTTCATGGTCTTTATTTACAGTGATTATCACTATGCCCATTGCCGTTTTGATGGGCTTAATTATGAGATACAGAAAAGACAGCGTAACACTGGCCAGTATTGTCGGAGTTGTCTTATTAGTCACCGGCATCATCTCTGGGCACCACCTGATGCAGAATGAAACCTTAAATGACATGTTTCACTGGAATATTAAGACTATTTCCATAGCCATTCCTATTTATGGCTTTCTTGCATCTGTTTTACCCGTATGGCTGTTATTGGTTCCAAGAGACTATCTTTCCACTTATCTTAAAATCGGAACTATTTTGATGCTTGCTATTGGTATTATATTTGTTCACCCTACTATTGAAATGCCTGCAATCACTTCATTTGTGAACGGAGGAGGACCCGTGATCGGAGGACCGGTTTTACCCTTCATATTCATTGTTATTGCTTGTGGAGCTATCTCCGGATTTCATGCAATTATTGCAACAGGTACCACACCGAAAATGATTTCTGATGAAAAAGAAATATTATTTGTTGGTTATGGGGCAATGTTAGTAGAGGGCTTTGTTGCCCTGATGGCCTTAATTGCAGCCTGTACGTTGATGCCGGGAGATTATTTTGCTATCAATACACCAGTGGATGCTTACCAGAGCTTCCTGGCAGCACATCCGGATTTGCATAGTGTCGATCTTCAGTATTTTATAGACCATATTGGTATTGATCTTCACGGACGTACCGGTGGTGCGGTTTCCCTGGCAGTAGGTATGGCACATATTTTCAATAATATTCCTTATATGGATGAATTAATGGCTTACTGGTACAATTTTGCCATTATGTTTGAAGCTGTATTTATTCTTACTGCTATTGATGCCGGAACTCGTGTAGGACGGTTTTTCCTACAGGAAATGCTGGGAGGAGTAATTCCTAAATTTAACGATAAAAACTGGGTTCCTGGCATAATAATCAGCAGCATCCTGTTCACCTTTGCCTGGGGATATCTCGTGTACACAGGTAATGTGAGTAGCATCTGGCCTCTGTTCGGAATCAGCAACCAATTATTAGCCGCCTGCGGTCTCATTGTATGTACAACCATGCTGATTCGTATGAATCGAAAAAAATACGCTTTATGTTCTGCCATTCCGGGAGTCTTTATGGCTATTATCACTTTTTGGGCAGGATATATTCAAGTGGTGGATATATACCTTCCTAAAGAACAATACCTTCTTGCTTCCCTGGCTGTAATAGCTATGCTTTTAATGCTTTTTGTCTTTGTGGGAGCCTTTAGACGATGGGCGGAATTAATGAAAATTCATACAACAGTAGTTGACAAGTACGGAGATACCGTTAAAGAAATTGTTGAGCCCTGA
- a CDS encoding GNAT family N-acetyltransferase, which produces MNFELKKWEESDVMSLVKHANNYNIFRYLRDSFPFPYTEKDGQTFISLNLYENPVKEFAIHIDGKAVGAVGVTLQPDIYRKSVEIGYWLSESYWGKGIMPEVLKEMVNYSFSTWDISRVFAKPFSINEQSQKVLVKAGFQYEATLKKAIYKNDSYLDEMIFSVVR; this is translated from the coding sequence ATGAACTTCGAATTGAAAAAATGGGAAGAGTCGGATGTTATGAGTCTGGTAAAACATGCCAACAATTATAACATATTTCGTTATTTAAGAGATTCCTTTCCTTTTCCGTATACAGAAAAAGACGGACAAACGTTTATTTCATTAAATCTCTATGAAAATCCGGTTAAAGAGTTTGCCATACACATAGATGGAAAAGCTGTAGGGGCTGTAGGAGTAACTCTTCAACCTGATATATACAGGAAAAGTGTTGAGATCGGCTATTGGCTTTCTGAATCATACTGGGGAAAAGGTATTATGCCGGAAGTTTTAAAAGAGATGGTAAACTATAGTTTTTCTACCTGGGATATCAGCAGAGTGTTTGCAAAGCCTTTTAGTATAAATGAACAATCTCAGAAAGTATTGGTTAAAGCAGGATTTCAATACGAAGCAACTCTGAAGAAGGCTATTTATAAAAATGATAGTTATCTGGATGAAATGATTTTTTCAGTCGTGCGATAA
- a CDS encoding type II restriction enzyme — MNESKNESAWIKIFEKYKILERLSEESCIEISSLEINEFREARLMTKFDHRSQLPKLFKNNNLSILPISRGNYIIGTFETFHPFAKNQKIITENIKFPPLLESLNYENITSEAAAINCAYISGILQDFTEDDKLMPTVSGRMSSSCFDFIIDHSAGKLPVHVDNSQLEIDGGYEGRNNLYLLEAKNYLSDDFLIRQLYYPFRLWQKKISKSIVPLFLTYSNGFFHLREYFFNETEHYNSLELIREKKYTLKNKQIDRETIILIAEQISLIEEPEIPFPQADNFERIINLGELLKVREFLTKEEITENYDFDPRQTDYYINAGKYLGILQYTQRKGQNGCTLTEKGNNVYSLSLYNRQLEFSKLILRHKIFNQTIKNYFKHKTLDRNLVILLMKDCLLFNIRSENTYHRRASTIINWTQWIIALTESSSQTYTLFDME; from the coding sequence ATGAATGAATCGAAAAACGAAAGTGCCTGGATAAAAATATTTGAAAAATATAAAATTCTGGAGAGACTTTCAGAAGAAAGCTGTATTGAAATTTCATCACTTGAGATTAATGAATTTCGTGAAGCTCGGTTGATGACTAAGTTCGATCATCGCTCACAATTACCTAAATTATTTAAAAACAACAACTTATCTATCTTACCCATATCCAGAGGCAATTATATTATAGGCACATTTGAAACATTTCATCCGTTTGCCAAAAATCAAAAAATAATTACTGAAAATATTAAGTTCCCTCCATTGCTGGAAAGTTTAAATTACGAAAATATCACCAGTGAAGCCGCTGCTATTAATTGTGCCTATATATCTGGAATTCTTCAAGATTTTACAGAAGATGATAAACTTATGCCTACCGTTAGTGGCAGAATGAGTTCTTCTTGTTTTGATTTTATTATTGATCACAGTGCAGGCAAACTTCCGGTTCATGTAGATAATTCCCAGCTTGAAATTGATGGCGGTTATGAAGGTAGAAATAACTTGTATTTACTGGAGGCTAAAAATTACTTATCCGACGATTTTTTAATACGTCAGCTATATTATCCTTTCAGATTATGGCAAAAAAAAATATCAAAATCTATTGTGCCTTTATTCTTGACTTATAGTAACGGTTTTTTTCACTTACGTGAGTATTTTTTTAATGAGACTGAGCATTACAATTCTCTGGAATTAATCAGGGAAAAAAAATACACTCTTAAAAATAAACAAATAGACAGGGAAACCATTATTCTAATTGCTGAACAAATATCTTTAATTGAAGAACCAGAAATTCCTTTTCCTCAGGCCGACAATTTTGAAAGAATTATTAATTTAGGTGAGCTGTTAAAAGTTCGTGAATTTCTGACAAAAGAAGAGATTACAGAAAATTATGATTTCGATCCCAGGCAGACAGACTATTATATAAATGCCGGAAAATATCTGGGAATTTTACAGTACACTCAGCGTAAGGGGCAAAATGGTTGTACCCTTACTGAAAAAGGGAATAATGTTTACTCGCTTTCTTTGTATAATCGACAATTAGAATTCAGCAAACTGATACTTCGTCATAAAATTTTTAACCAGACAATTAAAAACTACTTTAAACACAAAACTCTGGACAGAAATTTAGTGATACTGCTTATGAAGGATTGTTTGTTATTCAATATCCGTTCAGAAAATACGTACCATCGAAGAGCCTCTACAATTATCAACTGGACCCAATGGATTATTGCTCTGACCGAATCTTCTTCCCAAACTTATACATTATTTGACATGGAATAA
- a CDS encoding DNA adenine methylase — translation MAKEKLVAPFLKWVGGKRQIMPSIISLMPENIDDYQYIEPFIGGGAVLFHLQPNQAILNDSNTELINVYKVVKNHFTSLIKDLAKHENTSEYFYSIRNLDRTEEYKNLTDVQRASRFIYLNKTCYNGLYRVNNAGKFNTPFGKYKNPTIINESVLKAVSQFLNENEILLKNSDYESILKSASPKSFIYLDPPYHPISESSNFTGYVQGGWNKTDQIRLKEACDELNSRHIKFLLSNSSSEFIKDLYKDYFQFTVKASRSINSKGEKRGEIDEVLIRNYE, via the coding sequence ATGGCTAAAGAAAAGTTGGTTGCACCATTTTTAAAATGGGTGGGAGGAAAAAGGCAAATTATGCCCTCTATCATCAGCTTAATGCCTGAGAACATAGACGATTACCAATATATAGAACCATTTATCGGCGGAGGAGCCGTTTTATTTCACCTTCAGCCCAATCAAGCAATTCTTAATGACTCCAACACCGAACTAATCAACGTATATAAAGTGGTAAAAAATCATTTTACTTCTTTGATAAAAGATTTAGCAAAACATGAAAACACTTCTGAATACTTTTATTCCATACGAAACCTAGATCGTACGGAGGAATACAAAAATTTAACCGATGTCCAAAGAGCTTCCCGTTTTATTTATTTGAATAAAACTTGCTATAACGGATTGTATAGAGTAAACAATGCAGGTAAGTTCAATACTCCCTTTGGGAAATATAAAAATCCTACTATAATAAATGAATCCGTTCTGAAAGCAGTCAGCCAATTTTTAAATGAAAATGAAATTTTATTAAAAAATTCAGATTATGAAAGCATATTAAAATCAGCAAGTCCAAAATCATTTATTTATTTAGATCCTCCTTATCATCCAATATCTGAAAGCTCAAATTTTACAGGCTACGTTCAGGGAGGATGGAATAAAACCGATCAGATAAGACTTAAAGAAGCTTGTGACGAACTAAATTCAAGACATATCAAGTTTTTGCTTTCCAACTCTTCTTCAGAATTTATAAAGGATTTATATAAAGATTATTTCCAATTTACGGTTAAAGCCAGTCGCTCAATCAATTCCAAAGGTGAAAAAAGAGGAGAAATTGATGAAGTTTTAATAAGAAATTATGAATGA
- a CDS encoding arsenate reductase family protein produces MSKIHIVCYPNCSTCKKALKWLDEHNLEFEERNIAIQNPSESELKSWKEKSNYPLSKFFNTSGKVYKELNLKDKVKEAKDEELYSLLASNGMLVKRPLLVTDSFVLVGFKPEEWEDKLL; encoded by the coding sequence ATGTCAAAAATACATATAGTTTGTTATCCAAATTGCAGTACTTGTAAAAAAGCATTAAAATGGTTAGATGAACATAATTTGGAATTTGAAGAAAGAAATATTGCAATTCAAAATCCTTCGGAAAGTGAATTAAAAAGCTGGAAGGAAAAAAGTAATTATCCTTTATCGAAATTCTTTAATACTTCAGGAAAAGTATATAAAGAACTAAATCTGAAGGATAAAGTAAAAGAGGCGAAAGATGAAGAACTATATTCTTTACTGGCAAGTAATGGAATGTTGGTGAAGAGACCTTTGCTAGTTACAGATTCTTTTGTTTTAGTAGGATTTAAGCCTGAGGAGTGGGAAGATAAGTTGTTGTAG
- the msrB gene encoding peptide-methionine (R)-S-oxide reductase MsrB, protein MITNLKLFIGTIIFCLLFTGCTGSKKHAIKSGSETAENRINPYFSRTDTQQINVSNAQWKKILNPELYKVARLGDTEVPFTGKYNDFKGLGIYYCAVCGNQLFRSDSKFSSTCGWPSFFEPSRKNSVVYKQDTSYGMVREEVLCGRCKSHLGHVFDDGPEPTGKRYCMNSICLDFVPD, encoded by the coding sequence ATGATTACTAATTTAAAATTATTTATCGGAACTATTATTTTCTGCCTTTTGTTTACAGGATGTACAGGAAGTAAAAAACATGCTATCAAATCCGGTTCTGAAACAGCTGAAAATAGGATTAATCCATATTTTTCAAGAACAGATACCCAACAAATTAATGTAAGTAATGCTCAATGGAAAAAGATTTTAAATCCTGAATTATACAAAGTTGCACGTTTAGGTGACACGGAAGTTCCGTTTACGGGTAAATATAATGATTTTAAAGGGTTAGGTATATACTATTGTGCAGTATGTGGAAATCAGCTTTTTCGTTCAGATTCTAAATTTTCATCTACTTGTGGCTGGCCCTCTTTTTTCGAACCTTCTCGCAAAAATAGTGTTGTATATAAGCAGGATACAAGTTATGGGATGGTGAGGGAGGAAGTTTTATGCGGAAGGTGTAAATCTCATTTAGGCCATGTTTTCGATGATGGACCTGAACCTACCGGGAAAAGATATTGTATGAATTCTATTTGTCTTGATTTTGTACCCGATTGA
- a CDS encoding head GIN domain-containing protein codes for MKRLVVIVLFFLGFLGMTAQEKKELDMGDFSIVKVFDRISADIIASDENKVVITGLKREDVDVVNKNGELKVRMKTTKLLAGDDVKVKIYYQGEISSAQASEGAVVKVVDKISSSSVFLNAKEGAMVSAEVETSKLEARVNSGGIINVSGHADEQDVVITSGGKYNGKDLDSENASVAINAGGNAMITATEKVNAKTRAGGVIDIYGKPEVSQQTLAGGKIIKH; via the coding sequence ATGAAAAGATTAGTTGTTATAGTTTTGTTTTTCCTAGGATTTCTGGGAATGACAGCTCAGGAAAAAAAAGAGTTGGACATGGGAGATTTTTCCATAGTAAAAGTCTTTGACAGGATATCTGCTGATATTATAGCTTCCGATGAAAATAAGGTAGTGATTACTGGTTTAAAAAGAGAAGATGTAGATGTGGTGAATAAAAACGGAGAATTAAAAGTAAGAATGAAAACTACCAAACTTTTAGCAGGAGATGATGTAAAAGTAAAGATTTATTATCAGGGAGAAATTAGTAGTGCGCAGGCCAGTGAGGGAGCAGTAGTGAAAGTAGTGGATAAAATATCTTCTTCTTCAGTTTTTTTAAATGCTAAAGAAGGAGCTATGGTCAGTGCTGAAGTTGAAACTTCTAAATTAGAAGCAAGAGTCAATTCCGGAGGAATTATTAATGTTTCAGGTCATGCTGATGAGCAGGATGTAGTCATTACTTCCGGAGGTAAGTATAATGGAAAAGATCTGGATTCTGAAAATGCATCAGTAGCAATTAATGCAGGAGGGAATGCGATGATTACGGCAACTGAAAAAGTTAATGCTAAAACCCGTGCAGGAGGTGTAATAGATATATACGGCAAACCTGAAGTAAGCCAGCAGACTTTAGCCGGTGGAAAAATTATTAAACATTAA
- the trpS gene encoding tryptophan--tRNA ligase, with translation MRVLTGIQSTGTPHLGNLLGAILPAVKLSKDPNNESFFFIANLHSMTQIKDSKILKQNTYEIAATWLACGLDTSKTFFYRQSDIPEVTELMWYLLCYFPYSRLALAHGFKDKADRLEDVNAGLFTYPMLMAADILLYDANIVPVGKDQLQHLEMTRDVAQRFNHIHGEVLVLPESKLQENTMYVPGTDGNKMSKSRGNTIQIFAPEKELKKQIMSIVTDSTPLEEPKNPDTCNAFAIYKLIASKDETETMRKNYLAGGYGYGHAKKELLEIILREFAEAREKYNYYMDNLDLLENILLEGAEKTRVIASETLSRIRKSLEVK, from the coding sequence ATGAGAGTTTTAACAGGAATACAAAGTACAGGCACACCTCATTTAGGAAATTTATTAGGTGCTATTTTGCCCGCAGTAAAATTAAGCAAAGACCCTAATAACGAGTCTTTTTTCTTTATTGCGAATCTTCATTCAATGACTCAAATCAAAGATTCAAAAATATTAAAGCAAAATACTTATGAAATTGCAGCAACCTGGCTTGCCTGTGGATTAGATACTTCTAAAACCTTTTTTTATCGTCAGTCCGATATTCCTGAAGTCACTGAGCTTATGTGGTACCTGCTTTGTTATTTTCCTTACAGCCGTCTGGCATTAGCCCATGGTTTTAAAGATAAAGCTGATAGATTGGAGGATGTAAATGCCGGTTTATTTACCTACCCTATGCTGATGGCAGCAGATATACTTTTATATGATGCAAACATTGTTCCTGTGGGAAAAGATCAACTTCAACATTTGGAAATGACACGAGATGTAGCTCAAAGATTTAATCATATACACGGAGAAGTTTTAGTACTGCCAGAATCAAAATTGCAGGAAAACACCATGTACGTGCCCGGAACTGATGGAAACAAAATGAGTAAGTCAAGAGGAAATACAATTCAGATTTTTGCTCCCGAAAAAGAGTTAAAAAAACAGATTATGTCCATAGTTACAGACTCAACACCTTTGGAAGAACCTAAAAATCCGGATACTTGTAATGCATTTGCTATATATAAGTTAATTGCCAGCAAAGATGAAACTGAAACTATGAGAAAAAACTACCTTGCTGGTGGTTATGGTTACGGACATGCAAAAAAAGAGTTATTGGAAATAATTCTCAGAGAATTTGCTGAAGCAAGAGAAAAATACAATTATTACATGGATAATTTAGATCTTTTAGAAAATATTCTTTTGGAAGGTGCAGAAAAAACCAGAGTAATAGCTTCAGAAACATTAAGCAGAATACGTAAATCTTTGGAAGTAAAATAA
- a CDS encoding lipoprotein signal peptidase, with translation MKKVLGITFLILLIDQISKIYIKTHFHLHEEVKVFDWFYLTYVENPGMAYGVQLGGFLGKIGLSLLRLVLIAFMAFYINKWSKKATSWLFIIPAGLIFAGAIGNLIDSIFYGIIFDTGTTYDSAFQVWDGYSGISKLNFEGYAPLFGGCVVDMFRFPLIDSILPEWVPIWGGDRIQFFNYIFNVADSSITVGAIILAFAYFFKPGVFPKEWFK, from the coding sequence ATGAAAAAAGTCCTAGGTATAACCTTTCTTATCCTGCTCATTGATCAGATATCCAAAATTTATATAAAAACTCATTTTCATTTACATGAAGAAGTAAAGGTTTTCGACTGGTTCTACCTTACTTATGTTGAAAATCCCGGAATGGCATACGGAGTACAATTGGGCGGGTTTTTAGGCAAGATAGGATTGAGCTTATTACGACTGGTTTTAATTGCTTTTATGGCTTTTTATATTAATAAATGGTCTAAAAAAGCAACTTCCTGGTTATTTATTATACCTGCAGGACTTATATTTGCGGGCGCAATCGGTAATTTAATTGATAGCATATTCTACGGAATTATTTTTGACACCGGCACTACGTACGATTCTGCTTTTCAGGTTTGGGACGGATATTCGGGAATTTCAAAACTTAATTTTGAAGGCTACGCTCCGTTATTCGGAGGTTGTGTTGTCGATATGTTCAGATTTCCGCTTATAGACAGTATCCTTCCCGAATGGGTTCCAATATGGGGAGGTGATCGTATTCAATTTTTTAACTATATATTTAATGTTGCAGATTCATCCATAACTGTAGGTGCAATAATACTTGCCTTTGCTTATTTTTTCAAGCCAGGCGTATTCCCTAAAGAATGGTTTAAATAA
- a CDS encoding TraR/DksA family transcriptional regulator → MAEDRLRYSDEELEEFKAIILDKIEKAENDLSMLKEAFVNDLNNGTDDTSPTFKAFEEGSETMSKESNAQLASRQEKFIRDLRNALVRIENKTYGICRVTGKLIGKERLKAVPHATLSIEAKNKQY, encoded by the coding sequence ATGGCAGAAGACAGATTAAGATACTCGGACGAAGAGCTGGAAGAGTTCAAAGCAATTATCTTGGATAAAATTGAGAAAGCAGAAAATGATTTATCCATGTTAAAAGAGGCTTTTGTAAACGATTTAAATAATGGAACTGATGATACCTCTCCTACATTCAAAGCTTTTGAAGAGGGTTCTGAAACTATGAGTAAAGAAAGTAATGCTCAACTAGCATCCCGTCAGGAAAAGTTTATCCGTGATTTAAGAAATGCACTGGTAAGAATAGAAAATAAAACTTATGGTATTTGTCGTGTGACAGGTAAACTTATAGGTAAAGAACGATTAAAAGCTGTGCCTCATGCTACTTTGAGTATTGAAGCTAAAAATAAGCAATACTAA